One window of the Sparus aurata chromosome 7, fSpaAur1.1, whole genome shotgun sequence genome contains the following:
- the LOC115585644 gene encoding sodium- and chloride-dependent creatine transporter 1-like encodes PLTSQVWIDAGTQIFFSYAIGLGALTALGSYNRFNNDCYKDAFILALINSGTSFFAGFVVFSILGFMAAEQGVDISQVAESGPGLAFIAYPKAVSLMPVAPLWAALFFFMLLLLGLDSQFVGVEGFVTGILDLFPGKQYHRYKREISVLICCLLCFIIDLSMVTQGGMYVFQLFDYYSASGMTLLWQAFWECIVVAWVYGADRFMDDVARMIGYRPFPWMKWCWSFITPCVCIAIFLFHLVNYKPLTYNNVYVYPWWGEVIGWCLALSSMLCIPVSVLYKLFRAKGTFKERWAHLTTPVWGVHHLEYMAPDIKSLTSLSPGTDDNKVIIFESVM; translated from the exons cctctgacctctcaggTGTGGATTGACGCCGGCACACAGATTTTCTTCTCCTACGCCATCGGGCTGGGAGCTCTGACCGCTCTGGGCAGCTACAACCGCTTCAACAACGACTGCTACaa AGACGCCTTCATCTTGGCTCTGATCAACAGTGGAACCAGTTTCTTTGCTGGTTTTGTGGTGTTTTCTATTCTGGGCTTCATGGCTGCTGAGCAGGGAGTCGACATCTCACAGGTCGCTGAGTCGG gtccAGGTCTGGCCTTCATTGCGTATCCGAAGGCGGTGAGTCTGATGCCGGTGGCTCCTCTGTGGGCGgcgctcttcttcttcatgctgctgctgctcggccTGGACAGTCAG tttgtcGGGGTCGAGGGTTTCGTAACTGGAATCCTGGATCTGTTTCCTGGGAAGCAGTACCATCGCTACAAGAGGGAGATCTCTGTGCTGATCTGCTGTCTGTTGTGCTTCATCATCGACCTCTCCATGGTGACACAG GGAGGGATGTACGTCTTCCAGTTGTTTGACTATTACTCGGCCAGTGGAATGACTCTGTTGTGGCAAGCATTCTGGGAATGCATAGTAGTTGCCTGGGTCTATg GTGCTGACCGCTTCATGGATGATGTGGCTCGTATGATTGGCTACCGGCCTTTCCCCTGGATGAAGTGGTGCTGGTCCTTTATAACGCCATGTGTCTGCATA gccATCTTCCTGTTCCACCTGGTGAACTACAAGCCGCTGACCTACAACAACGTGTACGTGTACCCGTGGTGGGGCGAGGTGATTGGCTGGTGTCTGGCTCTGTCCTCCATGCTCTGCATCCCCGTCAGCGTCCTCTACAAACTCTTCAGAGCCAAGGGGACGTTCAAAGAG CGCTGGGCCCACCTGACCACTCCGGTGTGGGGGGTCCACCACCTGGAGTACATGGCCCCCGACATCAAGTCCCTGACCTCTCTGTCGCCCGGCACCGACGACAACAAGGTCATCATCTTTGAGAGCGTCATGTAG